The proteins below come from a single Asanoa ferruginea genomic window:
- a CDS encoding amidohydrolase family protein: protein MELLVDHHCHGVVRRDLDRAGFEARLTEADRPAPGTTLFDSSLGDALRRLCFPLLDLAPTATPEAYLERRVELGHAAVGRRLLHAAGLAAMLVDTGYTPEPLTSPAELGEAAGAAAYEVVRLEAVAEELATAGGSAASFAAALRAALAEAAGRPGTTAFKSVAAYRVGLGLGPERPSDAEVVAAAGRWLAAGGGRLADETLHRFLAFAALDTGLPLQFHTGLGDRDVDLRTCDPLLLAPWLRAAEATGVPVLLLHCYPFQRHAGYLAQVFPTVHMDLGLATHNVGARAAAVLAEALELCPYGKFLYSSDGFALPELHLLGAALFREVAGADLARRTTENAHRVYPAVGGRGPGR from the coding sequence GTGGAGCTGCTGGTCGACCACCATTGCCACGGCGTCGTGCGACGCGATCTGGATCGCGCGGGGTTCGAGGCCCGGCTCACCGAGGCCGACCGGCCCGCGCCCGGAACGACGCTGTTCGACTCGTCGCTCGGCGACGCGCTGCGGCGGCTCTGCTTCCCGCTGCTCGACCTGGCACCGACCGCCACGCCGGAGGCCTACCTGGAGCGGCGCGTCGAGCTCGGGCACGCCGCGGTCGGCCGGCGGTTGCTGCACGCGGCCGGGCTCGCGGCGATGCTGGTCGACACCGGCTACACGCCCGAGCCGCTGACCTCGCCGGCCGAGCTGGGCGAGGCGGCCGGCGCGGCCGCCTACGAGGTGGTCCGGCTGGAGGCGGTGGCCGAGGAGCTGGCGACGGCCGGGGGGTCCGCCGCCAGCTTCGCGGCCGCGCTGCGGGCCGCGTTGGCCGAGGCGGCCGGCCGCCCGGGCACGACGGCGTTCAAGTCGGTCGCCGCCTACCGGGTCGGCCTCGGATTGGGCCCGGAACGGCCGTCGGACGCGGAGGTGGTGGCGGCGGCCGGTCGTTGGTTGGCCGCTGGTGGCGGGCGGCTCGCCGACGAGACGCTGCACCGGTTCCTGGCCTTCGCGGCGCTGGACACCGGACTGCCGCTGCAATTCCACACCGGACTCGGTGACCGCGACGTCGACCTGCGCACCTGTGACCCGCTGCTGCTGGCACCGTGGCTGCGGGCCGCGGAGGCGACCGGCGTACCCGTGCTGCTGTTGCACTGCTATCCGTTCCAGCGGCATGCGGGCTATCTCGCGCAGGTGTTCCCAACCGTCCACATGGATCTCGGGCTGGCGACCCACAACGTCGGCGCACGGGCGGCGGCCGTCCTCGCCGAGGCGCTCGAGCTGTGCCCCTACGGCAAGTTCCTCTACTCCTCCGACGGCTTCGCGCTGCCAGAACTGCATCTCCTCGGCGCCGCGCTGTTCCGCGAAGTCGCTGGCGCCGACCTGGCCCGGCGGACCACCGAGAACGCGCACCGGGTCTACCCGGCGGTGGGCGGAAGGGGCCCTGGCCGATAG
- a CDS encoding polysaccharide deacetylase family protein, whose protein sequence is MRRVLVAVLGALALVLGAAGTAGAHGRVSADIVDTASGRGNVVSFTFDDGPNPPDTLRLLDVLRRHHVKAVFCLWGDHVVEHPEVVRAIVRAGHTLCNHSMHHDDLSTWTPEQIAADLRETSAAIRRAVPHARIPYFRAPFGAWGASADVAASLGMRPLGWRYDITDWEPPGTDVLVQRLLDRLTPGAVVLMHDGGGNRSQTVDAVDRVIPVLRAQRWRFTLPEGC, encoded by the coding sequence ATGAGACGGGTGTTGGTCGCCGTGCTCGGCGCGCTGGCGCTGGTGCTCGGCGCGGCCGGCACCGCGGGCGCCCACGGGAGGGTCAGCGCCGACATCGTCGACACGGCCAGCGGCCGCGGCAACGTGGTCAGCTTCACCTTCGACGACGGCCCGAACCCGCCGGACACGTTGCGGCTGCTCGATGTGCTGCGCCGGCACCACGTCAAAGCGGTGTTCTGCCTCTGGGGCGACCACGTGGTCGAGCATCCCGAGGTGGTGCGGGCGATCGTGCGGGCCGGCCACACGCTGTGCAACCACAGCATGCATCACGACGACCTGAGCACCTGGACGCCGGAGCAGATCGCGGCCGACCTGCGCGAGACCAGCGCCGCGATCCGGCGTGCGGTGCCACACGCCCGCATCCCCTACTTCCGCGCGCCGTTCGGAGCGTGGGGAGCGAGTGCGGACGTGGCGGCATCGCTCGGAATGCGCCCGCTGGGCTGGCGCTACGACATCACCGACTGGGAACCGCCGGGCACCGATGTGCTGGTCCAACGCCTCCTGGACCGGCTCACACCCGGCGCGGTCGTCCTGATGCACGACGGCGGCGGCAACCGGAGCCAGACCGTCGACGCCGTCGACCGGGTGATTCCCGTGCTGCGCGCACAGCGCTGGCGGTTCACGCTGCCGGAAGGCTGCTGA
- a CDS encoding endo-1,4-beta-xylanase codes for MKLKRWLAASAVVLATAAVAGTPATASHPVDPAQQSLRTLGLRHDLYIGTAVDMAALADTADPLYRATVSKEFSTVTAENVMKWESLEPTRGTYNWGPADELIAFAKRNNQRVRGHVLVWQNQLPAWLTTGVNDGTISTTELRDILRNHIATVVKHFKGKIWQWDVVNEAVSDPWDTPSTLHYKGFWAEHLGPGYIADAFRWARAADPNALLFYNDYNIEAFGSGNPADDKTQFVFDMAKALLRDRVPIDGIGSQGHLGTQYGNYDTLQVAAALKRFAGLGLATAFTEVDVRSQMTAGVLAGDSNEINPRLQASAGNYSVLLRACLADRHCLSFTVWGFTDKHSWVPTWFTDPPEGLATIYDENYQPKRAYQEMKADLIYSGPPYVLPRVPQKPRR; via the coding sequence ATGAAGCTGAAACGATGGCTGGCCGCCAGCGCGGTCGTGCTCGCGACCGCCGCCGTCGCGGGCACACCCGCGACGGCGAGCCACCCGGTCGACCCGGCCCAGCAGAGCCTGCGCACGCTGGGCCTGCGACATGACCTCTACATCGGCACGGCGGTCGACATGGCCGCCCTGGCCGACACCGCCGACCCGCTCTACCGGGCGACGGTGTCCAAGGAGTTCTCCACCGTCACGGCGGAGAACGTGATGAAGTGGGAGTCCCTCGAACCGACCCGCGGCACCTACAACTGGGGCCCGGCCGACGAGTTGATCGCGTTCGCCAAGCGCAACAACCAGCGCGTCCGCGGCCACGTGCTGGTCTGGCAGAACCAGTTGCCGGCCTGGCTGACCACGGGCGTCAACGACGGCACGATCAGCACCACGGAACTGCGCGACATCCTGCGCAACCACATCGCCACCGTGGTCAAGCATTTCAAGGGCAAGATCTGGCAGTGGGACGTGGTCAACGAGGCCGTCAGCGACCCGTGGGACACCCCGTCGACCCTGCACTACAAGGGTTTCTGGGCCGAGCACCTCGGCCCGGGCTACATCGCCGACGCGTTCCGCTGGGCCCGCGCCGCCGACCCCAACGCGCTGCTGTTCTACAACGACTACAACATCGAGGCGTTCGGCTCGGGCAACCCGGCCGACGACAAGACCCAGTTCGTCTTCGACATGGCCAAGGCGCTGCTGCGCGACCGGGTGCCGATCGACGGCATCGGCAGCCAGGGCCACCTGGGCACGCAATACGGCAACTACGACACCCTCCAGGTCGCCGCGGCGCTCAAGCGCTTCGCCGGGCTGGGCCTGGCCACCGCGTTCACCGAGGTCGACGTGCGCAGCCAGATGACGGCGGGCGTGCTGGCCGGCGACTCCAACGAGATCAACCCCCGGTTGCAGGCATCGGCGGGCAACTACAGCGTGCTGCTGCGGGCCTGCCTCGCCGACCGGCACTGCCTCTCGTTCACCGTCTGGGGCTTCACCGACAAGCACTCCTGGGTGCCCACCTGGTTCACCGACCCGCCGGAGGGGCTCGCCACCATCTACGACGAGAACTACCAGCCCAAGCGGGCCTACCAGGAGATGAAGGCCGACCTCATCTACAGTGGACCGCCTTACGTGCTGCCCCGCGTCCCGCAGAAGCCGCGGCGATGA
- a CDS encoding glycoside hydrolase family 43 protein yields MSTETAATATAARSIRNPVLRGFNPDPSILRVGGDYYLATSTFEWYPGVRVHHSRDLVNWRTRGGIITDGRLLDLRGSGDSNGVWAPDLSYHDGRFHLIYSDVASFASGYWDPQNFHTSAASIDGPWSDPVLLHGRGFDASLFHDDDGSTWLLNLSADWRPGRDRFGGIEIQRYDLTERRLVGPARLIFTGTEVGMTEGPHLYRHDGYYWLVTAEGGTSWEHQVTVARSRDLFGPYEADPEGPLLTSLGHPDLRLQKAGHGSLVRTEDGQWYLAHLTARPATPLGNCVLGRETAIQRVDWAPGGWPRIEGGIPAEEVVAPGLPAHPWPAEPATDEFTGPDLAPWWSTLRRPATPDWVDLTTRPGHLRVRGGQSPVGRQSPSLVARRVGAEHCALSTVVEFAPGDHRQLAGVTAYYNTRNWHYCYLTRADDGRVVLEVLTSDRGRLRGYPEVTVDAGAATRVGLRAEFDGPVVRFGYDLGAGWRELPVTLDATILSDEHAAQVVDGEPAAWGFTGAFIGLWVQDLGADGVHADFAEATYTEGTSGTLLD; encoded by the coding sequence ATGTCGACCGAGACCGCAGCCACCGCAACCGCCGCGCGGTCGATCCGGAACCCGGTCCTGCGGGGCTTCAACCCGGACCCGTCGATCCTGCGCGTGGGTGGCGACTACTACCTGGCCACCTCGACCTTCGAGTGGTACCCGGGCGTCCGCGTGCACCACTCCCGCGACCTGGTGAACTGGCGAACGCGCGGCGGCATCATCACCGATGGGCGGCTACTGGACCTGCGCGGCAGCGGCGACTCCAACGGCGTCTGGGCGCCCGACCTGAGTTACCACGACGGTCGGTTCCACCTGATCTACAGCGACGTGGCCAGCTTCGCCAGCGGCTACTGGGACCCGCAGAACTTCCACACCAGCGCGGCGTCGATCGACGGGCCCTGGTCCGACCCGGTCCTGCTGCACGGCCGCGGTTTCGACGCGTCGCTGTTCCACGACGACGACGGCAGCACCTGGCTGCTCAACCTCAGCGCCGACTGGCGACCCGGACGGGACCGGTTCGGCGGCATCGAGATCCAGCGCTACGACCTGACGGAGCGGCGACTGGTCGGCCCGGCCCGGCTCATCTTCACCGGCACCGAGGTCGGGATGACCGAGGGACCGCACCTCTACCGGCACGACGGCTACTACTGGCTGGTCACCGCCGAGGGTGGCACGAGCTGGGAGCACCAGGTCACCGTGGCGAGGTCCCGCGACCTGTTCGGGCCCTACGAGGCCGATCCCGAGGGCCCGCTGCTCACCTCGCTCGGCCACCCCGACCTGCGGTTGCAGAAGGCCGGCCACGGCAGCCTGGTGCGCACCGAAGACGGGCAGTGGTATCTGGCCCACCTCACGGCCCGCCCGGCCACCCCGCTGGGCAACTGCGTGCTGGGCCGGGAGACGGCGATCCAGCGGGTCGACTGGGCGCCCGGCGGCTGGCCGCGGATCGAGGGTGGGATCCCCGCCGAGGAGGTCGTCGCACCGGGCCTGCCGGCGCACCCGTGGCCCGCCGAGCCGGCGACCGACGAGTTCACCGGGCCGGACCTCGCGCCGTGGTGGTCGACGCTGCGCCGGCCCGCGACGCCGGACTGGGTCGACCTGACCACCCGCCCCGGGCACCTGCGGGTGCGCGGCGGCCAGTCGCCGGTCGGCCGGCAGAGCCCGAGCCTGGTCGCCCGCCGGGTCGGCGCCGAACACTGCGCGCTGTCGACCGTGGTCGAGTTCGCGCCCGGCGACCACCGGCAGCTAGCCGGGGTCACCGCCTACTACAACACCCGCAACTGGCACTACTGCTACCTGACCCGGGCCGACGACGGCCGGGTGGTGCTCGAGGTGCTGACCAGCGACCGCGGCCGGCTGCGCGGCTATCCGGAGGTCACCGTCGACGCCGGCGCCGCCACCCGGGTCGGCCTGCGCGCCGAGTTCGACGGTCCGGTGGTGCGGTTCGGCTACGACCTGGGCGCCGGCTGGCGAGAACTACCGGTAACGCTCGACGCCACCATCCTGTCCGACGAGCACGCCGCGCAGGTGGTTGACGGTGAGCCGGCCGCGTGGGGCTTCACCGGGGCGTTCATTGGGCTCTGGGTGCAGGACCTGGGTGCCGACGGGGTCCACGCCGACTTCGCCGAGGCCACCTACACGGAGGGAACTTCCGGAACTCTTTTGGATTGA
- a CDS encoding extracellular solute-binding protein: MTAHLSRRSLLGLAGLGAGAVLLSACGDDDGGGSATADGPQTINWWHIQNTEPMLPVWAAMAKEYQTAHPNVKIAIQPLENEAFKTKLTTPTQAGSPPDLFQSWGGGVLQQQVDAGLVKDITDDVKPWVGTLLPAAMQPYTIEDRIYGIPFDIGMIGFWYNKDLFAKAGVTAAPTTWAELLTVVSKVKGSGTVPIALAGKEKWPGHYYWAYLAMRVGGLEALQRAATDKNFDTPEFVAAGERLKELVDLQPFQKGFLGAEYGSPDGQAATMGNGRAAMELMGQWAPSVQASSSTSKKGIGDKLGFFTFPAVDGGKGKPTDAFGGGNGFAVGRNAPPATLDLLKTLLDVDHQRRSAATGAVLPTAKDAADSIKDETSKVVASTLAGATGFQLYLDQAYPPAVGQQVNDSVAELIAGSKKADQVVKDITTVAKSQ, from the coding sequence ATGACAGCGCACCTTTCCCGTAGATCGCTGCTCGGACTGGCCGGCCTGGGCGCCGGTGCGGTCCTGTTGAGCGCCTGCGGCGACGACGACGGCGGCGGCTCGGCCACGGCCGACGGTCCACAGACGATCAACTGGTGGCACATCCAGAACACCGAGCCGATGCTGCCGGTCTGGGCGGCGATGGCGAAGGAATACCAGACCGCGCACCCCAACGTGAAGATCGCCATCCAGCCACTGGAGAACGAGGCGTTCAAGACCAAGCTGACCACCCCGACCCAGGCCGGCTCGCCGCCGGACCTGTTCCAGTCGTGGGGCGGCGGCGTGTTGCAGCAGCAGGTCGACGCCGGCCTGGTCAAGGACATCACCGACGACGTCAAGCCGTGGGTGGGCACGCTGCTGCCGGCCGCGATGCAGCCCTACACGATCGAGGACCGGATCTACGGCATCCCGTTCGACATCGGCATGATCGGCTTCTGGTACAACAAGGACCTCTTCGCCAAGGCCGGCGTCACCGCCGCACCGACCACCTGGGCCGAACTGCTCACCGTGGTCAGCAAGGTGAAGGGCTCCGGCACGGTGCCGATCGCGTTGGCCGGCAAGGAGAAGTGGCCCGGCCACTACTACTGGGCCTACCTGGCGATGCGGGTCGGCGGACTCGAAGCGTTGCAGCGGGCGGCGACCGACAAGAACTTCGACACACCCGAGTTCGTCGCGGCGGGGGAGCGGCTCAAGGAGCTCGTCGACCTCCAGCCGTTCCAGAAGGGTTTCCTCGGCGCCGAATACGGCTCGCCCGACGGCCAGGCCGCGACCATGGGCAACGGCCGGGCGGCGATGGAGCTGATGGGCCAGTGGGCACCCTCGGTGCAGGCCAGCTCCTCGACCAGCAAGAAGGGCATCGGCGACAAGCTCGGCTTCTTCACCTTCCCTGCCGTCGACGGCGGCAAGGGCAAGCCCACCGACGCGTTCGGCGGCGGCAACGGGTTCGCGGTCGGCCGCAACGCGCCGCCGGCGACCCTGGACCTGCTCAAGACGCTGCTCGACGTCGATCACCAGCGCCGCTCCGCGGCCACCGGGGCGGTGCTGCCCACCGCCAAGGACGCCGCCGACTCGATCAAGGACGAGACCAGCAAGGTGGTCGCGTCGACGCTGGCCGGCGCCACCGGGTTCCAGCTCTACCTCGACCAGGCCTACCCGCCGGCCGTTGGCCAGCAGGTCAACGACAGCGTCGCCGAGCTGATCGCCGGCTCGAAGAAAGCCGACCAGGTCGTCAAGGACATCACCACGGTGGCGAAGAGCCAGTAG
- a CDS encoding carbohydrate ABC transporter permease — MLTTTVPAALQTRGRRARPRAGRLATVAVFIAPALALFLLLVVAPILVAGYASAYKWNGFGLPENFVGLDNFTRAFADPTFRGDLWRALVLIGLSLVVQLPVALGLAMLLNQPLKGRGIYRLIFFAPYVLSEVTTAVLFTLVFSPNRGLGDGLARWLGADAGTVFADPDTVLFALFLVISWKYFGFHMVLYLAGRQNIPRELTEAATTDGASSWQVFRHVTLPLLGPTIRVSVFLSVIGTIQLFDMVWVLTGGGPIHSSETMAVTMYQYGFRRFEVGYASAISIIMFVLSFAFALFYQRVIMRRDTEGAITTKGVQR; from the coding sequence ATGCTCACCACCACAGTGCCGGCGGCCCTGCAGACCAGGGGCCGCCGGGCCCGGCCGCGAGCGGGCCGGCTGGCAACCGTCGCCGTGTTCATCGCGCCCGCACTGGCGCTGTTCCTGCTGCTCGTCGTCGCGCCGATCCTGGTCGCGGGCTACGCCAGCGCGTACAAGTGGAATGGTTTCGGTCTGCCGGAGAACTTCGTCGGTCTCGACAACTTCACCCGCGCGTTCGCCGACCCGACCTTCCGTGGCGATCTCTGGCGAGCGTTGGTGCTGATCGGGCTCTCGCTGGTCGTGCAACTCCCGGTCGCGCTGGGCCTGGCCATGCTGCTCAACCAGCCGCTCAAGGGGCGCGGCATCTACCGGCTGATCTTCTTCGCGCCCTACGTGCTCTCCGAGGTCACCACCGCGGTGCTCTTCACGCTGGTCTTCTCGCCCAACCGCGGCCTCGGCGACGGCCTGGCCCGCTGGCTCGGCGCCGACGCGGGCACGGTCTTCGCCGACCCCGACACCGTGCTGTTCGCGCTGTTCCTGGTGATCTCCTGGAAGTATTTCGGCTTCCACATGGTGCTCTACCTGGCCGGCCGGCAGAACATCCCGCGCGAGCTGACCGAAGCGGCCACCACCGACGGCGCCAGCTCCTGGCAGGTCTTCCGGCACGTGACGCTGCCGCTGCTCGGCCCGACCATCCGGGTCAGCGTGTTCCTCTCGGTGATCGGCACCATCCAGCTCTTCGACATGGTCTGGGTGCTCACTGGCGGCGGCCCGATCCACTCGTCGGAGACCATGGCGGTGACCATGTACCAGTACGGCTTCCGCCGCTTCGAGGTCGGCTACGCCAGCGCCATCTCGATCATCATGTTCGTGCTGAGCTTCGCGTTCGCACTGTTCTACCAGCGCGTCATCATGCGCCGTGACACCGAGGGTGCGATCACCACCAAGGGAGTGCAGCGATGA
- a CDS encoding carbohydrate ABC transporter permease, translating to MTTPARRLILHLVSIVIGALIVVPVLFGVLGGFKDNGQLAENPLGLPDPWVVGNYTGILASGVFWRQLANSTLIAVATALAVVGASAMAAFVFARFAFRGREALFTLFAAGLMFPFAVAILPLFILLRSMGLLDNPLGVILPQAAFGLPVTIIILRQFFRTIPAEVEEAATLDGCSPAGFFWRILLPMARPALATVSVLAVVASWNNFMLPLVVFTDQNWWTLPVGVQAFQGQYSDDTARVLAYVVISMIPALGFYAVAERQLVGGLAGGVKG from the coding sequence ATGACGACCCCGGCCCGGCGACTCATCCTGCACCTCGTCTCGATCGTCATCGGTGCCCTGATCGTGGTGCCGGTGCTGTTCGGCGTGCTCGGCGGCTTCAAGGACAACGGCCAGCTCGCCGAGAACCCGCTCGGCCTGCCCGACCCCTGGGTGGTCGGCAACTACACCGGCATCCTGGCCTCCGGCGTGTTCTGGCGGCAGCTCGCCAACAGCACGCTGATCGCGGTGGCCACCGCCCTGGCCGTCGTCGGTGCGTCGGCGATGGCGGCGTTCGTCTTCGCCCGCTTCGCGTTCCGCGGCCGGGAGGCGCTGTTCACGCTGTTCGCGGCCGGGCTGATGTTCCCGTTCGCGGTGGCGATCCTGCCGCTGTTCATCCTGCTGCGGTCGATGGGGCTGCTCGACAACCCGCTCGGCGTGATCCTGCCGCAGGCCGCGTTCGGGCTGCCGGTCACCATCATCATCCTGCGGCAGTTCTTCCGGACGATCCCGGCCGAGGTCGAGGAGGCGGCCACGCTCGACGGCTGTAGCCCGGCCGGCTTCTTCTGGCGGATCCTGCTGCCGATGGCCCGCCCGGCCCTGGCCACCGTGTCGGTGCTGGCCGTCGTGGCCAGCTGGAACAACTTCATGCTGCCGCTGGTCGTGTTCACCGACCAGAACTGGTGGACGCTGCCGGTGGGCGTGCAAGCTTTCCAGGGGCAATACTCCGACGACACGGCGCGCGTGCTGGCGTACGTGGTGATCTCGATGATTCCGGCGCTCGGCTTCTACGCGGTGGCCGAACGTCAGCTCGTGGGCGGCCTGGCCGGCGGTGTGAAGGGCTGA
- a CDS encoding LacI family DNA-binding transcriptional regulator produces MTKGRSMPAASDDKRTVTIAAIARLAGVSVPTVSRVLNGRADVSPHTRKRVEDLLSQHGYRRRPPSMRANSGLVDLVFNDIDSPWAVEIIRGVEDVAHAAGVGTVVSAIHRRTSSAKQWLDNIRTRSTEGVIFVTSTLEPPLQSELRRLNIPVVIVDPAGVPPQESPTIGATNWVGSLHATEYLIGLGHRRIGFIAGPPQLMCSRARLDGYRAALESAGIPVDDTLIRPGNFYHEAGFAGGTELLALADPPTAIFASSDQMALGVYEAVRQRTLRVPDDISVVGFDDLPEVRWCSPPLTTVRQPLAEMGLLAARTVLRLARGEQIESPRIELATELVVRDSAVAPKQ; encoded by the coding sequence ATGACGAAAGGGCGATCCATGCCAGCGGCCTCCGACGACAAACGGACCGTGACCATCGCGGCGATCGCACGCCTGGCCGGCGTGTCGGTGCCCACCGTGTCGAGGGTCCTCAACGGCCGCGCCGACGTGTCGCCGCACACCCGCAAGCGGGTCGAAGACCTGCTCAGCCAGCACGGCTACCGGCGCCGCCCGCCCAGCATGCGTGCAAACTCAGGGCTGGTCGACCTGGTCTTCAACGACATCGACAGCCCGTGGGCGGTGGAGATCATCCGCGGCGTCGAAGACGTCGCGCACGCCGCCGGGGTCGGCACGGTGGTGTCGGCCATCCACCGCCGCACCTCGTCGGCCAAGCAGTGGCTCGACAACATCCGCACCCGCTCGACCGAGGGCGTCATCTTCGTGACCTCGACGCTCGAGCCGCCGCTGCAGAGCGAGTTGCGCCGGCTCAACATTCCGGTGGTCATCGTCGACCCGGCCGGAGTGCCGCCGCAGGAGTCGCCCACCATCGGCGCCACCAACTGGGTGGGCAGCCTGCACGCCACCGAATATCTGATCGGCCTGGGCCACCGGCGGATCGGCTTCATCGCCGGCCCGCCCCAGCTCATGTGCAGCCGCGCCCGCCTCGACGGCTATCGCGCGGCGCTCGAGTCGGCCGGCATCCCGGTCGACGACACGCTGATCCGCCCGGGCAACTTCTACCACGAGGCCGGCTTCGCCGGCGGCACCGAGTTGCTGGCGTTGGCCGACCCGCCGACCGCGATCTTCGCGTCGAGCGACCAGATGGCATTAGGGGTGTACGAGGCGGTCCGCCAGCGCACGCTGCGGGTGCCCGACGACATCAGCGTGGTCGGCTTCGACGATCTGCCCGAGGTGCGCTGGTGCTCACCACCGCTGACCACGGTGCGCCAACCGCTGGCCGAGATGGGCCTGCTCGCCGCCCGCACCGTGCTCCGGCTGGCCCGCGGCGAGCAGATCGAGAGCCCGCGGATCGAGCTGGCCACCGAGCTGGTCGTCCGCGACAGCGCGGTGGCACCGAAGCAATAA
- a CDS encoding dioxygenase, with amino-acid sequence MTQSDPAGDLTRQVLDRVAATPDARLREVLRAAVRHLHGFAREVDLTPAEWLAGIEFLTAVGRLSDERRQEFILLSDTLGLSSLVETIAHPADAATEATVLGPFYVPDAPWRALGDSIAVADPGGVPTLVRGQVRGGSAPLAGAVLDVWQCASNGLYDVQDVSQPQGNMRGRFRTDPSGGFVFRTSRPVSYTIPDDGPVGVLLRATGRHPWRAAHIHVIVSADGHQPVTTHLFDAAGSYLDSDAVFGVRASLIKEFVMQPDGSTLVEHDFVLRAA; translated from the coding sequence ATGACCCAGAGCGATCCGGCCGGTGACCTGACCAGGCAGGTGCTCGACCGCGTCGCGGCGACACCCGACGCGCGGTTGCGCGAGGTGCTCCGGGCCGCGGTCCGGCACCTGCACGGCTTCGCCCGCGAGGTCGACCTGACGCCCGCCGAGTGGCTGGCCGGCATCGAGTTCCTCACCGCGGTCGGCCGGCTCAGCGACGAGCGGCGGCAGGAGTTCATCCTGCTCTCCGACACGCTCGGCCTGTCGTCGCTGGTGGAGACCATCGCCCACCCGGCCGACGCGGCCACCGAGGCGACCGTGCTGGGCCCGTTCTACGTGCCCGACGCGCCGTGGCGGGCGTTGGGCGACTCGATCGCGGTGGCCGACCCTGGTGGCGTGCCGACGCTGGTCCGCGGCCAGGTGCGCGGCGGCTCGGCTCCGCTGGCCGGGGCCGTGCTCGACGTGTGGCAGTGCGCCTCGAACGGCCTCTATGACGTGCAGGACGTCTCGCAGCCGCAGGGAAACATGCGCGGCCGCTTCCGCACCGATCCTTCCGGCGGTTTCGTCTTCCGCACCAGCCGCCCGGTCAGCTACACCATCCCCGACGACGGCCCGGTCGGCGTGCTGCTGCGGGCCACCGGGCGGCACCCCTGGCGGGCGGCCCACATCCACGTCATCGTCTCGGCCGACGGCCACCAGCCGGTGACCACCCACCTGTTCGACGCCGCTGGCTCCTACTTGGACAGTGATGCGGTCTTCGGCGTACGAGCCAGCCTGATCAAGGAGTTCGTCATGCAGCCGGACGGCAGCACCCTGGTCGAGCACGACTTCGTCTTGCGAGCCGCGTGA
- a CDS encoding TetR/AcrR family transcriptional regulator: MTEPLTWRAPQVERADAARNRQHLIATAREMLAEAGPDRLTMDALAERSGLGKGTVFRRFGTRAGIFWALLDEAEHGFQEEVLGGPPPLGPGAPPLDRLIAFGEARVRFLMDNRDIGRAALDGRQANPAGPQTSLSQAHIRMLLSHLDLGPADLGLLAIQLTAALDGPLLLYISAADLDHATTEIADSLTNGWRDLVRRVARPLADR; encoded by the coding sequence GTGACCGAGCCCTTGACGTGGCGAGCGCCACAGGTCGAACGCGCCGACGCCGCCCGCAACCGGCAGCACCTGATCGCCACCGCGCGGGAGATGCTCGCCGAGGCCGGCCCGGATCGATTGACCATGGACGCGCTGGCCGAGCGCTCAGGCCTGGGCAAGGGCACCGTCTTCCGCCGCTTCGGCACCCGCGCGGGGATCTTCTGGGCGTTGCTCGACGAGGCCGAACACGGCTTCCAGGAAGAGGTGCTGGGCGGCCCGCCCCCGCTCGGCCCCGGCGCGCCGCCGCTGGACCGGTTGATCGCCTTCGGCGAGGCCCGGGTCCGTTTCCTGATGGACAACCGCGACATCGGCCGCGCCGCGCTCGACGGCCGGCAGGCCAACCCCGCTGGGCCGCAGACGTCGCTGTCGCAGGCCCACATCCGGATGCTGCTCAGCCACCTCGACCTGGGCCCGGCCGACCTGGGCCTGCTGGCCATCCAACTCACGGCGGCGCTCGACGGCCCACTGCTGCTCTACATCTCCGCGGCCGACCTCGACCACGCCACGACCGAGATCGCGGACTCACTCACCAACGGCTGGCGCGACCTCGTCCGCCGCGTCGCCCGCCCGCTGGCCGACAGGTAG